The Aedes aegypti strain LVP_AGWG chromosome 1, AaegL5.0 Primary Assembly, whole genome shotgun sequence sequence ttttgtctcgatatggtagaagttttaaaaaatacgtcaacattcacaatgtcgaacaattcaaaagataatttttaataatgtcaaaaagagaaaaatatatgtatattgaaattgtataagaaaatagcataatgccgacacttatagtgacgaaccatacaaagtttgttttaatattacataaaagttacgctttcaagaaaaaatgtgttatcataagcatgaaacgaactcaccagttggtaatccattctcgactgaacacaaaactgacactgacagcaaaacttctaggcgttccgaaaacaaaccgtcttgcttgggccttcccaaatacctacccagcaagacgctccagaaCAGGgaagaaaaaattctccggcgatgaaaacgcgcgaaatcgtgagcaaaatcgatcgggcgacgtaaaaccgaactgtcctgcttgggcctcacgaagcacaacccagcaagacgctccaaaacaggaaaaaaaaattctccggcgatgaaaacgcgcgaaatcgtgagcaaaatcgatcgggcgacgtaaaaccgaactgtcctgcttgggcctcacgaagcacaacccagcaagacgctccaaacaggaaaaaaaatattctccggcgacgaaaacgcgtgaaattgtgagcaaaacctaacggacgacgcaaaaccgaactgtcctgcttgggcctcacgaagcactaccccaAAAGTTTATTcttaaactcataaatacgaaaaataaaatttcgttctcactcCCAGGTGGATCAATCaccaaattgacactttcaCAAAACAGCGATTATTTTTTCTATGCCGTCGGTTCGTTGGAACAATAATCCATTTACCTTGCCAGTCGCCGATGTGGCCGTTGCTTCAAATTTATGGACTTTTTCAGAAACCTGGGACTTGTTGATCGCGAAGTGAGTATGGTCATCGATAAGAATGAGACGAAGTATCTGGATCCGTCCCACGCCAACGGATCTATCCGACCACAGACATCCGAATGGATCCGTTCTAACACCCGGGTTGCCCGTTGCCTGGTTCCGCTGAATGGTTCGCGGCACTGCTTATCTTGGACACACCTATCGGAGAATCCGATAGGTTTCGGCTTCAAATTTACTCCGTCAACCATGTTGTACTGTATCAACTTTGTCGTCGCCTGTTCATTAAGGTGATGCCACAACTCACTCGTCTCAGCTTGACATGCGTTCGCTACTGACGAGTCCACGCTGATTTCCAGCTCGTACAAGCTGCCCTTCAAATGTGCCGTTGCAATTACCTGTTTGTCCTTCCGCAGTATCGCTTGACGTCCATCGAACAGCACCGAAATTCCGGCATTTGCCAACCGTTTTACGGACATTAGAATGTCCAATACGTCGTTGATATTTACCTACACCCCTTTGTTGCTACGGTCATCGTTCTTGGTGGAAGCAAATGACAGACTGACCTTTATTGTTTTCGGTTTAATTcgtgtttgttttaatatttgatTTGGGGGTACAATTGTTTATACAAATTATATGGTCGGCCAAGGGCCTTTCAATCTTAGTCTAATTGTCTTTGTAACTAGAAGTTGCTCTACAATTTGGCTCTTTCGAGCTCCggtaattttataaattgataaCCTATCTACTGACTACTATTTACAAGAcataaatttgataacctagggggGTGCGACTATAGCGCGAACGACCTGCTCGTCTGACGTGCGGCAACGAGCCCTGTACCTTTCGATAGACTCACTAAAGCGATCTTCAATAGTTTGTATCTCGGCCAGACGGTGGACCTCAGAATTTCGGTTTATGAGGGGATACAACATTCGCAGCATCGTGCTGCATCTCGTGGCCGTTTTGTCGACTTGTTGTCGAAATATCAGCATGCTGTCCAAAGTCAAGCCTAGATAATCGGCCTCGTTGGACCATTCCACCGCTGTGCCGTTTAGGGTGATTTTGCAATCCTCAGCCGGACAGAAGCTTGACAAGCTCCTCCACAGAAGTTTTGAAAACTTATCCTCGAAAGCTCCAGAGGCTTAAAAACATGtttaagtgcagctgatctgacgATACTTCGATCACGTTCAGGAGCTACCTTTCTGATACGGCACTTTCCAGACATGGGTAAGCTCTTATCTGTCCGACTAAAGTACTTCAAGTTTTGTTATTTGTTCTGATGGAAGGGGTCGAATACTAGAAATAATAAAGAcataaaattttgtaacatttcTATCTGTCTTAttgacccgtaacgcgggtagatcacctttccGAGGTGCGTTActgggtaagatctaccaaattgtactcttgccgtatctgttcttgtgaatacttatatgttacggtcggaagagtataagagagtaacaagccactaagaacCACCTATTTGTcgtagatgatgaggaggtcgaagtggaaaaatggctcaatcagcatctgaggttggttttaacgcatgagacaatttcttaccaagttcaagagtttatctttcgatatctaggagggaaacgattccgaatcagtggagtagcagacctcttaactttttaaataagctttttgtttcaagaaaTCTAATTGTTTCATGcaatgaaacctgttcacagtttcaaaaaacgactttgaaccttataagtagaagcaataatttgatacgctagagtaccgatgcatggtcaaaatcagtatcattcaaccagcttagtggccgaatctgattaaggggcgcgcttttgagagtttaatggtgacaaactgttttctccaaaaggtataaatagcggtatctttttctaaagaggctctatgcaaaatggtaaagaatgatatttgtataaaaaacgactacttcattatttctcaatagtaatggagtagaacgacatgcactaaacaaaggacacgggtataccacaaaagatcaaagaaaactggtcgcaatggttcatcccgaacagaaacagatctgtcttattatttgttttaaatattaGGGTATTATTAATTTTGGTTACCATGCATTAGAGATTAATCATCTATTCATTTCTAACTTCATGTCTTTCTGAGAAAAAGTTTAAACGACTTCCTTGAAACAGAAAATGTGGCACAATATAAAACCTTCAgtaaataataagaaaaaataatgtgcgtcataaaaaaaatccagtctATTACCTGTCAATACCCAATTCCCACATTTAGAGGCCGGCTTATCATGAGTCTATCGTTTCCACCGTCGATCCGCATATGCCTAACGTTATCTCTTCAGCCCTATCAAGCATCAACAAAAGCTTATCTTTATCGGCAATAATGGGCCACAACCTAGGTTCGATTGGAGCTTGCTCAGTGGTTGTTCGGCACGGATAGACAAAGCTTTGGCGAATCACCTACGCTTTGGAACTAAGAGGTTTATCGCGTGACTCATCAATCATCAGCAGATTGCAATGCATCGTTTAGCAATCAGGTCGATCCTAGTTGGGACGGTTTTTCTAGTGAGTGTTTGATTGTTGATTCAGAAGTCCAATAAGAAAAAATCCGTTGAAATTTTTCAGTTGACCAAGGCAGCCGTTAACGAATTCGTGACGTGCGATTTCGATTTGGGATCTGAAGTGGAACCCAGTCTACCGACAGAGTGCGAAAACGTGGACGATTCGACGCGGGCGGCCTTACTGCAGGAAGCTGAAAGCTTCAAGGTGTTCAATGCGAAACTGTCGGAGTACGAGGCGAGCGTCGGTCAGGACACCGAAGATGAGATATACAAGGATTGGGAGTTTCGAGCAGAACTATATGGGAACGCTGAGCTGAATTTGTGCCAAAATACTACGGAAGTTTTGGTGGAGTATCTCGATTGCTTGATAGAGAAACGTGCACAGATGGTTCTTGAAATTGAGAACAAGATGGAGCATGGCAGCTGAGAATTTCTCTTGTAAATAAGTTAGTCTAGTAACGTGAAATCAACACCAATAGAGTTATATTATATGGAGAATACAAACCTAAACATCGTCGTTTAACTCGTCTACGAATTCTGCGACCAAATCGTCTACGCGTGCTTCTACGTCTTCCGCCTCAACGTTCGCCTTGGACTTCTTCTCACTCGACTCCGCTGTTTCCTCAACAGCTTCCGGTTTTCTTTTCTGGGAACTTTTCGGAGACCCCGCTTTGCCATTCTGAGTTACTGCTGGCTTCGGTGTAGTCAACGGTTGTTCGATCACCTCCACTTCGTCATCGTCCTTTGCTTTTCCGTTGGGGGTTTCCGAGCTCTTCTGCGCATCCGTCTCAATCAATTCCACTTCATTTTCCTCTTCATTATCGGAATCGATTTCAATTGCCGCCGATTCCACAGTCTTATCAGTCGTCGATTTCTGTAGTTCACCACTATTGAAGTTGGCCCTGTTTTCATCATCATCCAAGTTGTAGACGACTTCTGGAGACTGCTTCTCTTCGATCGTGACCTCCTCCACCGTAGCGATTTGCTCTTCATCTTCACTGTCTTCAACAGATTCTACGACATTCGTCGCTGCCGGTTCGGGAACCGATTGTTTGACTTTCTCAAAGCTTATCGGAGTTTTGTTCGCATCATAGGTCCGCTTTGCCGGGAAGAATGCAGGATTCAGTGCAAGTTTCTTCTTAGACGCTAACATGTCTTTGACAGCGTTTTCCTCTACCGGGAAGTAGAACACTTCCTTCCGTGGATGAATCAACGTTTCGGTCGAACGACTCAGCTCGGAAGCTCGGGCACGGACGTCTCCGTTGGGGTCCTGTACCTGAACCATGCTGAACAACTGCACTCCGTACTGCAGCGGAGGAGGACAGATGTGGTGCGGATTGACAATCAACGCGTGAAGCGCAGACATGAGAGCCTTGCGACAGTGCGGATCGAAGTAGAGGTTCTGACGGGTGCCCGTATTGAGCTGCGAGAATACCGAGAAGCAGAGGGATACTATTTTTTCCTGGATGAGCTTCTGCATGATGGGCTTGATGAAACAGCCGGCTGCATTCAGGATTCTAACCAAGCAACGAAGGGCAGCTAGGCAAAGAACTTCGTTGCCGTAGTCTGACTGGAGATGTTTCGAGTTTTCGAACGAATCTGTGGAATGAGTTTTTGCCAGAGACGTGGCAGCATTTTGCTCCTTTTGAAGCTTCTTTTTCGCCTTGGCGGATAATTTTTGGCTGTAAAAGAGGAATAAGGATCTACTGTAGATTCTAACTGTGAGACAACAACGCAGTGATCTAGCTATAAGGGTTTTACTAGTATTCGGGAAGGATTCTGCAAACATCCTACGAAGGGTTCTGCAAGCATCCTGCTAGGATTTTGAAAACATCCTGCGAAGGATTCAGCAAACATTCTGCTAGCATTCTGTAAGCATTCTGCAAGGATTTTGCAAGCATCCTACTAGGATTTTGCAAGCATCCTGCTAGGATTTTGCAAGCATCCTGCTAGGATTTTGCAAGCATCCTGCTAGGATTCTGCATCCATCCTGTAAGCAACCATTTTGCTAGGATTTTGCAAACATCCTGCGAAGGATTCTGTAAGCATGCCGACAGTATTCTGAGAGCATCTTGGCAGGATTCTGCAAGCATCATGGCAGGATTCTGAAAGACTTCTGGCAGGATTCCGCAAGCATCCTGGCAGGATTTCATAAACATCCTGCAGAGATTCTGTGAGCATTCTGGCAGGGTTCTAAAAGATCTGGCAAGAATTCTGCAAACAAGGTGCGAAGGATTTCGCAAGAATCGTGCCAAAGATTTTCCAAGCATACATCGAAGGATTCAGCAAGCATCTTGATTCTGCAAGCATTTTGCTAGGATTCTGCAAGCTTCCTGTTAAGGTTTTGCAAGCATTCTGTTAGGATTCTGCTAGGATTCTGCAAGCATTCTGTTAGGATTCTGCAAGCATTCTGCTAGGATTCTGCAAGCATTCTGCTAGGATTCTGCAAGCATCCTGTTAGGATTCTGCAAGCATTTTGCTAGGATTCTGCAAGCATCCTGAAAAGGACTTTGCAAGCATCCTGCGAAGGATTCTGCAAACATTCTGGCAAGGATTCTGCAAGCATTCTGCTAGGATTCTGCAAGCATTCTGCTGGGATTCTGAAAGCATCCTGCTAGGATTCTG is a genomic window containing:
- the LOC5575647 gene encoding uncharacterized protein LOC5575647 is translated as MHRLAIRSILVGTVFLLTKAAVNEFVTCDFDLGSEVEPSLPTECENVDDSTRAALLQEAESFKVFNAKLSEYEASVGQDTEDEIYKDWEFRAELYGNAELNLCQNTTEVLVEYLDCLIEKRAQMVLEIENKMEHGS